The DNA region GCGCTGCTGGGTGGCGCCGGCCTGCTCGGCTTGCTGCAGGAAGACCCGGAAAGCTGGTTCCGTCAGGGCAACCCGGGCGAATGCATCGACGAGGCCGCCATCGAGGCCTTGCTCGAGGAGCGCCGGGCGGCTCGTGCCGCGAAGGACTTCGCGCGCTCGGACGCCATCCGCGACCAGCTCAGGGAGCTGGGCATCGCCATTGAAGACGGCGCACAGGGCACGCGCTGGAGCGTGGTGAAAGCATGAGCGAGCCGATCGAATCCACCGCCCTCGAGGCCCAGGCGGCCATCGCCGAAGAGTTCGCCTTTTTCAGCGACTGGACGGAACGCTACCAGTACCTGATCGACCTCGGTCGCCAGCTGCCTGCCTTTCCCGATGAGCGCAAAACGGAAGAGAACCGGGTCCACGGCTGCCAGTCCATGGTCTGGCTGATTCCGTCGGGCGATGCCTCGAAGATGCATTTCGACGCCGCCAGCGATTCGGCGATCGTCTCGGGCCTCATCGCGCTGGTGCTGCGCGTGTACTCCGACCGGTCGGCCCGCGAGATCGTGGACACCGAGCCGAGCTTCATCCAGGACATCGGGCTGGCCAAGCATCTGTCGCCCACCCGGTCGAATGGCCTGGCGGCGATGCTAGTCAAACTGAAGGCCTACGCGGCCGCAACGCTGGCGTGACCTGTACGCGGCCGCGCGACGCTGACGTGACTTGCACG from Luteibacter mycovicinus includes:
- a CDS encoding SufE family protein, whose amino-acid sequence is MSEPIESTALEAQAAIAEEFAFFSDWTERYQYLIDLGRQLPAFPDERKTEENRVHGCQSMVWLIPSGDASKMHFDAASDSAIVSGLIALVLRVYSDRSAREIVDTEPSFIQDIGLAKHLSPTRSNGLAAMLVKLKAYAAATLA